Sequence from the Panicum virgatum strain AP13 chromosome 5N, P.virgatum_v5, whole genome shotgun sequence genome:
CAAATTCTCATTTGAGAAGTCCGATGTTGCAGCTTGAATCTCTGAGAATGGAAATTTCATGGATTCCTTTATGTAAAGAACTGATTTTAGACCACAGCCAATACACAAAACCGGCCTCTCCGATGAATCATATTGGGCAGTCATTTGTTCTTCATATTTTCCTGGAAGGATCACACAAGACCACACACCGTATCACTGCATATGGCCATGTAACATCAAATAAATGGTAGCTGCCAGTAAACTGCAGAATATTGAATAAATCATGAGTTCCACTTGGATTAGTTGCCATGACCACAAGTACTACCAGTAGGTTTGTCTCAGTGGCGGAGCTACACATACTCGTTGATGTCAGCTGACATCGGTGATTTTGTGAAATTCAATGAGAAATCACTGTTTTGCATTGTTTACGTGTGGATTTGACAACATTACGAGATAGAGCTGACATCGGTGGCTTCGActgctggctccgcccctggttTGTCTTCTATTTTCTGCACTGTCTGCTGTAAAAAAACGGTTTTGTTTTAGTGAAGAAAAGTTATCTTACCATTAGACAGTGATTGGGTGTCATCGATTGTGATTGACATGCCACTGAAGTATGGCATACTGCATGCATCCACGCTGGAGGTCTCGTGGATACCACGGTTGCTTAGAGAGGCAAAGTAGCTTACAGGCGATGACATGTTTGGCACTCCGTGAGTAGCACTTGGTGTCTCAGAACTCAGATCTATCGTGactgcaaatcgttgcaggtcCTTCACATCAGCTGTGCTTTTTCTTGATGGGTTCGTCCATATTGGCTTCAAGGTCTGCACCTGTAAATGATCCTGAAATGCTGCAACTTTGCAAGCTATGTGCTTTTCTAAGTGCCTGAAATCTCTCCTGAAGTGCCTGTAAGATTTATTCTAAATTCAATATTACCTCAAGTACCCATCAGATATGTAAAACTTTCGTTCAGGGTAGAATGTTATAGATGTTTGTATAAGAAATGATGCACAAACCTATCTAGAACGACCCAAGCAGCTTTGCTTGAATTTACTTCATGTATAATGACAATCTTTGCAGGTGCTCCAGGGGTTACCTTGAGGGTCACAGTAATCTGATACAAATTTCGAGTTTCAGAATGTAAAAAGTATTTCAAGGTTGCCAATGTACCTAGTAAATCACTTTATTATTCAGATTTCAGACAGAACAGTGATTGCATGGGGACTAGGGAAGAAAATAGGCATGCTTATATTTCCTATTGAAGAATAACATCTCTGTATGGAATATATAGATAAAGGTATTTTACCCCAACTTTGCGGAACGCCTCTGCAAATTGGTGAAGCTTGTTTTTGTAGATTTCAGCTATTTTTGTCACCTGATCACCTAGATATCTGTCGCTTGTCCCGGAAAAAGATTCAGTACATGGTTTGGTTTGGTAGCCCACTAAACACACAAAGAAGAAATAAAAGGATTAGTTTTCTAGTAAATACATTACTTATTTTGGTGAAACTAGTATTCAAAGAGAGCATTGGCCAGTATTATGGCCTTATTATTGCAAATTCAAAGTATATTGTTTTTTCTTATAaacaaatgtacatatcacgAAGGCATACTAAATGCCCATTTGGAGATAGCCCATGCAAGATATTGAATCATTGAAATTCCGTGCCAGATCGCACAGATGCTAGAAAAGCAGAAAGCAGCGGTGTACATTATTTTGAAAAGCATTACTGGTGGACGTTCAATGTACTAGGATTCTAAGCTTCAAATTTGAAATGGTGACTAACAATGGCCATATGAAACAATATGTTCTGAAACACATCATGGATTTCGGAATTTTGTTAAACAGGCACGCATGTTTTATTTGTTACTTTCTTTGATTTATTTCATGGGTTGATGATCTTCTTTGTGTCATTTCACGACACCATACGTGAAGCATGTCTTATGTCATGTAGACTACTCTATTCCAtttttctccaagaaaaaaaaatctacactATTCCATTGGTGATTCTCAAAGCTACAGTGCTATCCTCGACTGTGGATGCCAACGAACAGCATTATCAATTATCTATCAGGGGTGAAAATGAAGAATCAAATTACAATAGGCAACCCACTGCACAGGAAGCACAGCCATGCCACGCTATGCATGCTTGCAGTCTCATTTTACAAATGCAGAGTTTTCTATCTACTTCCACTGTAACTTTTCGAtgacattttttttctcaatgcAGAACGGGCAAATTCCAAAAGGGCAAAGGAACACTTGGATTAGGAGAATCAACTATCGCTATGGCATTTCTACTTTGTAAATTACATGTATGTAAAATACTAAAATAAGACTAGATTGGTCCGTGTCAAGTAGTAGAAGTAGGGGCATTTACGGGGTGGGCATCCTTACTCGGATGGGTGATGGAGTAGAGCACGCCGAGCACGAGCAGCGAGTCCCCAGCGCGGAGTATGTCGCCTTGGTCGACCAACCCCCTGAGCGCCGTCCTGATCTCGTCATCCCGGTGGTCCCGCGTGGCGTCCAGCGCCACCACGAccatctgcggcggcggcagcggcgacgacggagCCTTGGAAGGCGTCATGGCCCCGCCCTGAGGGGTGCCGTAGGCCGCCCCCGACGACGCGGGGGTGGCCTGGTCGTCCCCCGCCCCAATGATGGAGGACATCGACATGGGCGAGCCGAGCGGGGTGCTGAAAGgactcctccaccgccgccgctgcttctgCCGATGCAAGCTCCTCCTACTGCCGCCGCAGTCATCGTGGCCGCCCGGGAGCGCGGTTATGAAGGCCTCCAGACGCCTACGCGCCTCGGAGTATATTCGGGAGATTGCAGCGTACATTCGAAccctgccgccggcgcggggggcATCTCGAAGGCGCCGGGGCGGAATATATCGCCGGCTCCCATCGCCATTGGTGGCAGtaccgaggcggaggcggcgaaacGCGGAAGCTTGCGGTTGTCGCGGCGCGCGGTgggcggcagcgccggcggtggcagcgAGAAAGCCGAGGGCATTTGATTTCCGCCCAAAAGGAAAGCGGAGGGCAAACGGTTTGCGAACTCGTTCTATTCTACTGTCCTACTGAATATGAATATTCAGTGACACCGTGATTCcttaaaaaaaaatgtttcctCCAAAAGCGGCGACACCTTCTTGCAATCATCAGCACCTTGGCGGCTAATTCTATGCAGGTTTCTCCCCAGGTCTACAACCAAAGCCTCTATGGAAgggaaacaaatttgaattttgacgAAGTTTGGCGAGATTTCAAAATCTCATTTGAATTTTATTCAAACACACTAGCGGCGCAGGATTGGTAAGGTGTTCAAATTTGTCGGTTATTTTGGAAAGCAAATGACTGAAAAGTCTGTATTACCGGTGGGCCTGAATCGAGCTTGGTTTATCACTAGACCGACGACAGTTAAAATCTGAGCCGAAGATCCCCAAGGCGACATGGATTGTGAAGACTGGAACTCGTCAGTCTCATGCGCGGCAACGCGTATCCAAGCTCTGGAAGAATCACTAAACATATCTTCATTGTGCGTTTCACCCGTTTCGCCATTTTTATTCTGAACTTTCTCTGTCAGGGGTTCTTGTTAGAATAATCTGAACTTATCTATGGTATATCATATATGAATGAGATCATTGATGACACAGAATCAGCTGCATTATTTAGCATGACCGACATGCTTCTGTATCTGTTCAGAAGAAAGTAGTATACGGTTATTGCATAAATCACCCATGCAGTGGCAAGGCAAGAATTTGCTCTTTGGGACCGTAGCATATGCATTTGGGATGAGGGGCATGAGGGTCGTTGCATTCAAATAAGCAGAGCccaactttttttcttttggcagATTACGAGAGTCTCTGGttcgtaaaaagaaaaaaaaggaagaagattAGGCGTCTTCTGTCAACCTATTGAGAAGGAACATAAATGGCATTATGTAAAGGTCAAATGACAGTAGGGTTCAGTCACAGATTTCACATCCCGAACTCAATAATTCATCAACAGACATGCCATATAGGTGTGTCGTACAAAAGCTAAAGCCAGAAAACACAAATGGATAATCCCCTCCATAATATGGCATTTCATTAAAAACTAAGGGAAAACTAAAAATGAACTAGTCATACTCAAATACACACCATCATTGTATATATATCTGGACTAAGCAAATTGAATAAATCGAGaaaagggagggagggaaaagATACAAAGAAGTGCAATGATTCCACCCATCTATAATGGGAATTCTGTCTTGAGCTTCAATAGTGAGCTCACAACACTTGATTCGCCTTTGCTTACAACATCAGTTTGTAAAACGAGGGATAAAATATCGATAAGAcggatattttttttatatttttttgaaaagtttgatGTGCTCATTTTCTAACTCAATAAGACGGACAACCTGTCCACATAGAGAGAAAGAGATACGGTGATTATAAACTTATTATTGCTATTACATGTGTTGAGTTTACCAAACCATCCTCTCCCATAGAAAGAAGGACGTTGCTCTGGAATTGTCCTGACACAAATATACGCAGCTCTGGCTAGATGATACAACCCAAAAGTATCATATGTATCTTTGATGCGGTCATCTACTAGTTCATAAGTGCAAGGCTCTCAAACAACGGCTCTgcctgaaaaaaaaatccaattggTACTGATGTGTCTGTACTTTGTAACCTTGTAAGCATATTGACAAAACAGTAAGCATAACTCATTAGAAGGAATAcccattgcaatatatgtgTGCAGCGTCCTTTGTGTTCATCAAGCACCTTACGACCATATTCAGCATAACTCAGGCGCCCACAGTATCTGATAGAGACATGACAAAAAAAATGCTTGCTTTGTCAGAAGAACAGGTCATAATAAAATTGAATGATGAGACGATAACGTTGCAAGAATTCAGTATTGTACAGACCCTGGTTGCCCCAGAATCATTGTCTTTGTGGAATCATCGCAAACCTTCCATTTTGCAAAACCAAAAGTCCCCAAGCTGTGAAAGGTAGAACATATATGTCATAGGTGTTAGGCCCAGGGTGGCACAGGACCCCACGCGCTACAGTAGCGCGTGAACAGTACCCGCCTAGGGTTAGTTAGGAAAGGAATAAGATAGATTGATTCGGTTAGGATGTTCCTTAGGGGTCAAGGCAGTCATCTCTATATAAGAGAGACTCCGTTATTTTGtaatcaagcaatgaagaaataTATTCCCAATCTAATCTCTCTTCTCCCAAACTAAGCTAGGCGCAGAGGGGTAAAACCTCGCCCTAAGTCCCGGACCGCGACTACGAACTCCGCAGTCGAGATCCTGCTACCCTCATGAACTAAGGTTCATGACATCTGGTATCAGCTCTTCTTTGGTTTCGATCCCTCCCCATGGCTTCTGCTACCAATGACGCCTTGCGCGCCCTTGCCGAGGGGCATCGTCTCATGTCTGAGCAGCTCCGTCATATGTCCACAACACTGGATCATCTAAGGGTGTTGCTCGAGGTGAAGGCACGCGAACGCCAGGCGGCTGTACACCTACAGGCCGCGGCGCGTGGACTCCTAGCACGCCGGCTTCTACAGACTCTCCGTGGGGAGAAATCATCGGAGGAGCAGGCAGCGGTGCGCCTGCAAGCAACAGGACGATGCTTCCTTGTTCGGCGGGCGATGCGGAAGATGCACATGCTGCtcagttcgtcgctgcagtgcgCGATCAGCCACTCGAGCTCCCCTATACGTCCTGCGGCTCCAATTGAAATAGAGGTCCGGGTATGGGGCCTCCCGGCGCGGCGACCGACCAGTGCAACGCAGCAGCATGCACCAACGGTGGTGGCCGCCTCAGTTGTTCTGGCACCTGCCTTGGTGTTGGACAGATCCAGCGTACGAACGGGCTGCTACATCCTCCACCCTTCATCTGACAAGAATCCAACGGTTTGGCTCTTTCCATGGGATCCAGGAGGACATAGTTGTAGTCCAAATTTATTTCCTATTTTCGTTTTCAATAACAAAGATAAGCCGAGATGTAAAAGGCTTAACCCTAGGTTGCGTCAAGTAGGTCAGCGGCAGCTCGTGGGCGAGCTGCTCCGAAAGGGGGGAGAGATGTCATAGGTGTTAGGCCTAGGGTTAGCTAGGAAAGGAATAAGATAGATTCATTCGGTTAGGATGTTCCTTCGGGGTCAAGACAGTCATCTCTATATAAGAGAGACTCCGTTATTTTGtaatcaagcaatgaagaaataTATTCCCAATCTAATCTCTCTTCTCCCAAACTAAGCTAGGCGCAGAGGGGTAAAACCTCGCCCTAAGTCCCGGACCGCGACTACAAACTCCGCAGTCGAGATCCTGCTACCCTCAGCTCTGGCTAGATGATACAACCCAAAAGTATCATATGTATCTTTGATGCGGTCATCTACTAGTTCATAAGTGCAAGGCTCTCAAACAACGGCTCtgcctgaaaaaaaaaatccaattggTACTGATGTGTCTGTACTTTGTAACCTTGTAAGCATATTGACAAAACAGTAAGCATAACTCATTAGAAGGAATAcccattgcaatatatgtgTGCAGCGTCCTTTGTGTTCATCAAGCACCTTACGACCATATTCAGCATAACTCAGGCGCCCACAGTATCTGATGGAGACATGACAAAAAAAATGCTTGCTTTGTCAGAAGAACAGGTCATAATAAAATTGAATGATGAGACGATAACGTTGCAAGAATTCAGTATTGTACAGACCCTGGTTGCCCCAGAATCATTGTCTTTGTGGAATCATCGCAAGCCTTCCATTTTGCAAAACCAAAAGTCCCCAAGCTGTGAAAGGTAGAACATATACCATCAGAATGCAGAAGGCCTTTGCATCTTTACGAGTTAGACAGTATTAGAAAGTAGGGGGGGGTCTGATACTCTCCAGCTTACCATAAGTACAAGTCATGTGTCAACAGTGCATTGCTTGGTTGCAAATCCAGATGGATGATTGGACCAGCGTGGCACTCCTCATGTAGGAAGCGCAGGCCTTTTGCTATACCTATGGCAATTGCATGCCTCTTGTGCCACTCTAGTGAGCTTGCGGACTGATCTGTTTCACCAAGTAACAATAGCAAACTAattgtttcataaaaaaaacaaTAGCAAACTAATAAATCTGCACCATCTTCTCAGTATGTATTGAATATGCATATCAACCGAACAACACACCAAATAAGTGCCACTCCAGGGAATTGTTGCATATATACTCGTACACCAAGATGTTATAGGTCTCTTTGCAGCAATAGCCAAGCAGTCCAAGTGTCCAACAATATTTCGGTGCCGGGCAAAGCTGAGTACTTGCACTTCAGTAACGAACTCGGTATAGCCCTCTAAACTTGCCTCCTTGCGCAGCTTGGCTGCAATGTGAGCTCACCATTGTTCAGATGGCCCCTGTACACATGCCCAAAACCACGCTCACCCAACAAGTTCTCTTTTGAGAAATCATAAGTTGCAGCTTGAATCTCCGAGAATGGGAATTTTATGGATTCCTTGACGTAAATAACTGATTTTAGCCTGCAATCAAAACACAAAACTGGCCTTTTTGATGTATCGTATTGTTGGGTCATGTTTGCTTCAACGCATTCCCCTGTAAAGATCACAAGAGAACACATGTGGGATGGCCAATGTAACATTTAACTATTGGGAGGTACCAGCAAAGTTGCAGCTATTTTCAACTTAGTAAAGATCTGCATGTTCCtaaccgcaaaaaaaaaagggaaaaaaggtCGTCCATGTTCCTGAATTCAACCATGC
This genomic interval carries:
- the LOC120676218 gene encoding protein NSP-INTERACTING KINASE 2-like, with amino-acid sequence MYAAISRIYSEARRRLEAFITALPGGHDDCGGSRRSLHRQKQRRRWRSPFSTPLGSPMSMSSIIGAGDDQATPASSGAAYGTPQGGAMTPSKAPSSPLPPPQMVVVALDATRDHRDDEIRTALRGLVDQGDILRAGDSLLVLGVLYSITHPMGYQTKPCTESFSGTSDRYLGDQVTKIAEIYKNKLHQFAEAFRKVGITVTLKVTPGAPAKIVIIHEVNSSKAAWVVLDRHFRRDFRHLEKHIACKVAAFQDHLQVQTLKPIWTNPSRKSTADVKDLQRFAVTIDLSSETPSATHGVPNMSSPVSYFASLSNRGIHETSSVDACSMPYFSGMSITIDDTQSLSNGKYEEQMTAQYDSSERPVLCIGCGLKSVLYIKESMKFPFSEIQAATSDFSNENLLGEGGFGHVYKGQLKDGQAIAAKVRKEASTQGYTEFFSEVQVLSFARHRNIVMLLGYCCKESYNILVYEYICNNSLEWHLFDKSASLLEWHKRHAIAIGIAKGLRFLHEECRAGPIIHRDLRPSNVLLTHDFVPMLGDFGLAKWKAGNDSIETRILGQSGYLAPEYAQFGMVSVRTDVYAFGIVLFQLISGRKVLDEYEGQCTHILQWAEPLVESLALHELIDERIKDEYDTYVLYHLAKAAYLCVRANPEQRPSMGEVVRLIETENEHIRDLSRQFIPHFMK